The Paenibacillus sp. RUD330 genome has a segment encoding these proteins:
- a CDS encoding lysophospholipid acyltransferase family protein produces the protein MIYTFCRAVLRGAYALLFRLEARGLENIPAAGPVILCSNHISNFDPPTVGIKLSRKVHYMAKAELFDVPLFGPLIRALGAFPVKRGGVSKDSIKTAIALLKEGNVMGIFPEGSRNSGSDAAKKGAAMIAMRSGAVVIPVAISGSYKLFRKTVVSYGKPVDLSEFMSSSGDALEQVTRAIMVRIEELRKQA, from the coding sequence ATGATCTATACCTTTTGCCGCGCTGTCCTGAGAGGCGCCTACGCCTTGCTGTTCCGTCTCGAAGCCAGAGGACTGGAGAACATACCGGCCGCAGGGCCCGTCATTCTCTGCTCCAACCACATCAGCAATTTTGATCCGCCGACCGTCGGCATCAAGCTCAGCCGCAAGGTCCACTACATGGCGAAGGCCGAGCTGTTCGACGTGCCGCTGTTCGGCCCCTTGATCAGGGCTCTGGGCGCATTCCCCGTCAAGCGCGGCGGAGTGAGCAAGGACTCCATCAAGACGGCGATAGCTCTTCTCAAGGAAGGCAATGTCATGGGCATCTTCCCCGAGGGAAGCCGCAACAGCGGAAGCGACGCAGCCAAGAAAGGCGCGGCCATGATCGCCATGCGCAGCGGAGCGGTCGTCATACCGGTCGCCATCTCGGGGTCCTACAAGCTGTTCCGCAAGACCGTCGTCTCCTACGGCAAGCCCGTGGACTTATCCGAATTCATGTCTTCATCCGGAGATGCGCTGGAACAGGTGACTAGAGCCATCATGGTGCGAATCGAAGAACTGCGCAAGCAAGCTTAA